The Denticeps clupeoides chromosome 4, fDenClu1.1, whole genome shotgun sequence genome segment TCTGTACATGTATAATCTTAATCATTCAGATATTTCTCTGAAAAACGTTTACTGGATTTAAAACTGTGATTGATCATTTTGGGAATATTCTCAGTTTATGACAGTTATGCAATACCAGACTGATAGTTACCTGTACGCCAGCTTCCCCTGGGTGGGTCTTCATGGCCTGCAGCACAGCCTGAGCACCTCCATTCTCCATTATCACCTTACAGTTGTTGGGTTTCCGTAGAGCCAAAACACTGAGAGCAGCACAGCCTTGCTCACATACCTGAgacagaaatgttttatatgttttgtaTTCTAAACAAATTTGCCTGATTGTAAATGGGCAAATTCGTTTTCAGGTCAAATTTCATGTCGCCCACTTGTGGCTTCCAAAAACTATTACTCCAGcaacattaataaattattgacTTCCCATTAAGTAATGGATACATCAAATACACAGACCCTTAAAAAAATTAGCTGTCCCAAAAGAGGATATTGTAGAGAGTTGGCTAATTAAAGgctaatagaaatgtaatagaaaGACATAATTTACATGCAAGTAAAGAAAGACAACAGGATTTAAGACCACCTACATGTGCATTCGCCATATGTCTGTTCATGGCCAGGACAATAAGATCTACCCCTCCAGCATTCACTATAGCATCCTTCACATCATCATTTCCAGCAATTGCCCTGAGGGCACTCAGGACCTGCTTCACAAGCTCCTgtcaagaaaagaacagaatATATGATGTAGCCACTGCAAAATCTACTTATAAATGAATCTCATTTTTTATAGTTGTGCTCAATGCCTGACCTGACACTCTAGACTGTCTGCTAGCAGGGACATCATGAAATTCAGCCCTCCCAGGTCCACAATGTCCTGGCAGAATTCATTCCGCACAGCCAATCGGGACAGTGTGGAACACAGTTCACTGAGAACAGATGTGTTTTGAGGATGTGCTAAAAACAAATGGGAAAATAATCAGTATTAAGGCCTTGCAAATGAAATAAGACACTAGAGAAAACATATGGAACAtattgaatcctgatctgccactgagcaaagcaccatccccacacactgctccccgggcacctgtcatggctgtccactgctcactcagggtgatgagttaaatgcagaggacaaatttcactgtgtgcactgtgtattacatgtgacaattacttcacttcatTAGCCCATAAAGACACCCTGTCCACAGTCTTGTTAtgttcactcattcactcactaaGCCCTATTGGGGGCAGGAGCCAATACAAGGACATTAGGCACAGGGGTACCCACTACTATGGCTAATTTAGAGACCCCAATCCATTAAGCGTGCATGCCTTTCATCAGCTGGAAGAGACCAGAGAAACCAAAAGAAAGCTGGAAGAGACCATGCAAACTCTAGAGTCTaacaaatgcaaaatacaaaatatgtatgTGCAGTGTTGATAGTAGCAGAATGCATATTATTACACAAGGTTCAATATAAAATTTAGACCACATCTCAGAAAAACAGCCTACCTTTGGCAGCGTCAATAATGACTTTCAGGCCACTGTGCTCCAGGACTATCATCTTAGCATGGTCATGAGCATGACCAAATGGGACACGAACGTCATCATCAAAGGTCATGACCCTAAGGGCAGCACTGGCCTCCTTTACCACATCAgggtgtgttttgtgctgcGTGATGGCACGGGTTAACACTGACAACATTCCAGCTTTCACCAGGTCTTGTCTATTTTGTTCATGTTTCAGGCAGCAATGGCGCACCACCCGGACCACCAGGCCAGAGACCATGGGATCGTCTTGATGTGTGTGTAAGGCATTCAACAAGAAATCTTGTCCCTGGGCATCTAGGAGGTCAGGCTGCCCATCTGTGAGGGCAGACAGGGCCGGCAGGGCTGAAGACAATGCATTCTTatcctccagggccacttggcaGCAGGACAGGATGGTGGGGTAGGCATCTTTCTGGGCCGCTAAGTGCCTCTGGGCAAACCCAAGTGAGCACTGCTCAGAGAAGGACCTGAGATTGTCTTCCACTGGGGTCTTTGTAGCCACTGAAGTTCTCAGCAACTCCAAGACCTGTAAAAAACATAGAAGTGtaagaaatataatataaacagaaatataa includes the following:
- the LOC114789215 gene encoding armadillo repeat-containing protein 6-like encodes the protein MATRRITQETFDAVVRENIEDFEMDAGDALKEAIEQFESQGVDISNIVKEIPTAASSGEKSDDQAHKILQVLELLRTSVATKTPVEDNLRSFSEQCSLGFAQRHLAAQKDAYPTILSCCQVALEDKNALSSALPALSALTDGQPDLLDAQGQDFLLNALHTHQDDPMVSGLVVRVVRHCCLKHEQNRQDLVKAGMLSVLTRAITQHKTHPDVVKEASAALRVMTFDDDVRVPFGHAHDHAKMIVLEHSGLKVIIDAAKAHPQNTSVLSELCSTLSRLAVRNEFCQDIVDLGGLNFMMSLLADSLECQELVKQVLSALRAIAGNDDVKDAIVNAGGVDLIVLAMNRHMANAHVCEQGCAALSVLALRKPNNCKVIMENGGAQAVLQAMKTHPGEAGVQKQSCMLLRNLVSRTRDFSQPILEMGAEALIGQALVAHRDCVDEGKAALRDLGCQVELRELWTGKKGGLIH